The following are encoded together in the Oncorhynchus gorbuscha isolate QuinsamMale2020 ecotype Even-year linkage group LG03, OgorEven_v1.0, whole genome shotgun sequence genome:
- the LOC124017955 gene encoding acrosin-like — translation MVMTACGQRPLADAPGGSRVVGGRNAPLGAWPWQVSVQMRSWHLCGGTILNSLWVLTAAHCFTIVPPHRRSSLRVVAGLNVLTEPGQYSQRRYVVEVRAHEKFHHPSYSNDIALLRLSSPLEYTDFVQPVCTVEDEMEEFNLNLNQCFISGWGSTSFKGKPMDTLQEAEVELFERNTCNRIDWYNGYIKNGMICAGFETGGVDTCQGRATDGAGP, via the exons ATGGTGATGACAGCATGCGGACAGCGGCCATTGGCGGATGCTCCAGGAGGGTCACGTGTTGTTGGAGGGCGCAATGCACCTTTGGGTGCATGGCCTTGGCAGGTCAGCGTGCAGATGAGGTCCTGGCACCTCTGTGGCGGGACCATCCTCAACAGCCTCTGGGTGCTCACCGCTGCACACTGCTTCACTATCGTTCC ACCCCATAGGAGGTCCAGTCTGCGCGTGGTGGCAGGACTCAACGTGCTAACAGAACCAGGGCAGTACTCCCAGCGCCGCTATGttgtggaggtcagagcccatgAGAAGTTCCACCACCCCAGCTACTCCAACGACATAGCTCTTCTGCGTCTCAGCTCTCCACTGGAGTACACAGACTTTGTCCAGCCTGTCTGTACAGTGGAAGACGAGATGGAGGAGTTCAACTTAAACCTCAACCAGTGTTTCATCAGTGGTTGGGGCAGCACTTCTTTCAAAG GAAAGCCAATGGACACACTGCAAGAAGCTGAGGTGGAGCTGTTTGAGCGAAATACTTGTAACCGGATCGACTGGTACAACGGTTACATCAAGAATGGCATGATCTGTGCTGGCTTTGAGACCGGGGGGGTTGACACATGTCAG gggcgggccactgatggAGCAgggccctaa